From Fusarium poae strain DAOMC 252244 chromosome Unknown contig_3, whole genome shotgun sequence, one genomic window encodes:
- a CDS encoding uncharacterized protein (TransMembrane:5 (o6-26i38-56o68-85i97-119o131-148i)) encodes MFSVFFCSAEICLIFSAMYHLMGCLSHEREQFWHRLDLLGIVIVTVGTFIPGIYYIFNCEPTLQKIHWIIVVFCGSATAALISIPKFRTLRWRKVRVGAYIALGASAFIPLLHGVQVYGLEYMLEYSGMEWYLAELLLYGGGCGFYAVRTSRPPPRPFHVEGATSDLGKQFRIPERFAPGYFDIWLSSHQIFHRAL; translated from the exons ATGTTCAGTGTCTTCTTCTGTTCCGCAGAGATCTGCCTGATTTTCAGCGCTATGTACCATCTCATGGGATGTCTCTCACATGAGAGGGAACAATTCTGGCACCGACTGGATCTGCTAGGGATCGTGATCGTCACCGTTGGCACTTTCATCCCTGGAATCTACTATATCTTCAACTGCGAACCAACTCTGCAGAAGATTCATTGGATTATT GTTGTATTTTGCGGATCTGCCACCGCGGCTCTCATCTCCATACCCAAGTTCAGGACGTTGCGATGGCGTAAAGTGAGGGTCGGCGCCTACATAGCGCTCGGTGCATCTGCTTTTATCCCCTTGCTGCACGGCGTACAGGTCTATGGGTTAGAATATATGCTCGAGTATTCAGGCATGGAATGGTATCTTGCTGAGCTCCTTCTGTACGGAGGGGGCTGCGGCTTTTATGCAGTACGAACATCTCGTCCCCCCCCCCGGCCTTTCCATGTTGAGGGAGCCACCTCTGACCTAGGAAAACAGTTCCGAATCCCTGAGCGCTTTGCACCAGGCTATTTCGACATCTGGTTAAGCTCACATCAGATCTTCCAT CGTGCC TTGTAA